A stretch of the bacterium genome encodes the following:
- the rsmH gene encoding 16S rRNA (cytosine(1402)-N(4))-methyltransferase RsmH, with translation MTTAYHEPVLLAETLGFLDLQPGSVILDGTLGGGGHAHAILDRTGPDGVLIGLDLDAEALREAGARLEAAGYGERVRLIQSSFRRLDDVAADLAPLEIDGIVLDLGVSSHQLDEPGRGFRFGDAPGESPLDMRMDGDGDKPTASALLASLDPESLEKIFSEYGQLPGSRRLAKAIVARRDEAPLETASDLVSLIGELGIGRGRRHNPATLVFQALRIAVNDELTALEEGVQAAIRVLRPGGRLAVIAYHSLEDRLVKQTFRSEAKGCDCPPSFPVCRCGRVPTLEVLTRKPVLPSEDEIARNPRARSARLRAATRREAA, from the coding sequence GTGACCACGGCCTACCACGAACCCGTCCTTCTCGCCGAAACCCTCGGATTCCTCGATCTCCAGCCCGGTTCCGTCATCCTCGACGGGACCCTCGGCGGCGGCGGTCACGCCCACGCGATCCTGGACCGAACCGGGCCCGATGGCGTGCTGATCGGCCTCGATCTCGACGCCGAAGCCCTGCGCGAAGCGGGCGCGCGCCTCGAGGCGGCCGGATACGGCGAACGTGTTCGCCTGATCCAGTCCTCCTTCCGCCGCCTCGACGACGTCGCGGCGGATCTCGCGCCCCTCGAGATCGACGGCATCGTTCTCGACCTCGGCGTCTCCTCCCACCAGCTCGACGAGCCCGGACGCGGCTTCCGCTTCGGCGACGCGCCGGGGGAGAGCCCGCTCGACATGCGCATGGACGGCGACGGCGACAAGCCGACCGCCAGCGCCCTCCTCGCGAGCCTCGACCCCGAATCGCTCGAGAAGATCTTCTCGGAGTATGGCCAGCTGCCGGGCTCCCGGCGCCTCGCGAAGGCGATCGTCGCACGAAGGGACGAAGCGCCCCTCGAGACGGCGTCGGATCTCGTCTCGCTGATCGGCGAGCTCGGCATCGGACGCGGACGGCGTCACAACCCGGCAACCCTCGTCTTCCAGGCGCTGCGCATCGCGGTGAACGACGAGCTCACGGCCCTCGAGGAGGGCGTGCAAGCTGCGATTCGCGTCCTCCGTCCGGGCGGGCGCCTCGCGGTCATCGCCTACCACAGCCTCGAAGATCGCCTGGTCAAGCAGACCTTCCGAAGCGAAGCCAAGGGCTGCGACTGCCCGCCCTCGTTCCCGGTCTGCCGATGCGGGCGCGTTCCGACCCTCGAAGTGCTGACGCGCAAGCCGGTGCTGCCTTCGGAGGACGAGATCGCGCGCAACCCGCGCGCGCGATCGGCGCGCCTGCGCGCCGCGACGCGACGGGAGGCGGCATGA